Genomic segment of Ralstonia pickettii:
GACGCTGCCCCACGGCATGGTGCGTGTGCTGCTGGCCGAGCAGCTCTACCGCGCATGGAGCATCACGCAGAACCACCCGTATCACCGCGTATGACCATGGATGCACACGGCGCGCCTCACCTCTATCTCGCCTCGCAAAGCCCGCGCCGACAGGAACTGCTGCGCCAGATCGGCGCGCGCTTCGAGCTGCTGCTCGCCAGCGACGATGAAGATGCGGAAGCGCTGGAAGCCGAGCTCCCCGGCGAGACGCCCGACGACTACGTTCAACGTGTCTGCGCATTGAAGGCGCAGGCGGCTGTGCGTCGCCGCACTGCACGCAACCTCCCCGCTTTGCCGATCCTCACGTCTGACACGACGGTGTGCCTGGGCGGCGAGATCCTCGGCAAACCCGCTGAAGCAGCCGACGCCCACCGCATGCTGCGCGGCATGTCAGGGCGCGAACACCGCGTGCTGACCGCCGTCACCGTCGTCAAGGCCGACGGCACGCCGATGCACGCGCTGTCCGTTTCGGACGTGCGCTTTGCCGTGCTGACGGACAACGACATCGCCCGCTACATCGCCAGCGGCGAGCCCTTTGGCAAGGCGGGCGCGTACGGCATCCAGGGGCGCGCAGCCGCCTTTGTGGCCCATATTTCGGGAAGCTATTCGGGTATCATGGGTCTACCCCTGTTCGAGACCGCCGCACTGCTCGCACAGGCGGGCATCACGCTGTGAATCACGCTGTAACTCGCGCTCTCTGACCGGCCACCGATGCACGCGCCGGACAGCGTGCGAGGGCCGGTTTCATGACACGCTTCGGGCAACCCTGTCCGGCCCAGAGGCGGGTGCTGAAACCCGCTCTCCTGGTACCTCTCCATGTCCG
This window contains:
- a CDS encoding Maf family protein, coding for MTMDAHGAPHLYLASQSPRRQELLRQIGARFELLLASDDEDAEALEAELPGETPDDYVQRVCALKAQAAVRRRTARNLPALPILTSDTTVCLGGEILGKPAEAADAHRMLRGMSGREHRVLTAVTVVKADGTPMHALSVSDVRFAVLTDNDIARYIASGEPFGKAGAYGIQGRAAAFVAHISGSYSGIMGLPLFETAALLAQAGITL